From the Brachyhypopomus gauderio isolate BG-103 unplaced genomic scaffold, BGAUD_0.2 sc94, whole genome shotgun sequence genome, one window contains:
- the fnip2 gene encoding folliculin-interacting protein 2 isoform X5, protein MAPTLLQKLFSKKASSTGGARVCTKAADQCWATAEFDLAQIRLIVYQDCERRGRQVLFDSKAIRKLDPFEQQNAEETPSKSGACRISSRESQKDTQPTYQYTRPASDVNMLGEMMFGSVAMSYKGSTLKIHHIRSPPQLMVSKVFSTRYGSSNTGSTSTLQDSFESISQTCPSHSSSIGDPVSGVWRLYSSAVALGYSLGSAPQLSFAAHSNPVDMPGRGRSEDGDSGIARSASLSSLLATPLPSPGSSSSSGCASSYQRRWLRSQATSLQHGPIPRCSTEEMFNLSDESCGSNPGVGRRKKVAVSIIITLPEKDEESSSFQEFFFSHFPLFESHMNKLKSAIERAMIVCRRVAEPSQRVQVYLCRVMEALGEFRMTVWNLYMAPRITEPVWLTMVSQSAERNPLCQRFLKEMSLLMEHGAKNQFLPALLTAVLMYHLAWVPTVMPSNHLPIKPVCQKHTSQTMDLLAKSHPYNALWAQLGDLYGALGSPVRVCRTVVVGRRRELVQRVLYVLSYFIRCSDLQENVQPQGQTDSPANPCPAQPAGPAPCPERTSEKPLTTPGSGDVKADLGPERTNEKMLRPDLDSADPSIGSERTNEMAVATTFPQITSDMLESAEVGLECFGESTISVGVGLEHILANQSPPVHRVQFTIGSPREGRTDGQLGDSVRTGCGRDFHRKLPHRIMTDIQQNTSLDSFPGNSEEEESTPRRPCTETREYEVPLPSCPTECRPSVNHFGRSLLGGYCPQYMPDFALHGVSSDHHLRRCLPMDLEHTVLHPALDEPVAEAVCIVADTDRLCVQVATSQRRVCEAGRVGKDVMVSGLVHALLVSGLQLHTLNVAADFCVMHLEDRLQEVYFKSCSLAEYLRGQTRTNVKELAQALGIESSDLPLLAAVASTHSPYVTQVLL, encoded by the exons ATGGCTCCGACGCTCCTACAAAAGCTCTTCAGCAAGAAGGCATCTTCCACCGGGGGCGCGAGGGTTTGCACGAAAGCTGCTGACCAGTG ttgggCGACAGCTGAGTTTGATCTTGCTCAGATCAGATTGATTGTGTATCAGGATTGTGAAAGAAGGGGCCGCCAGGTTCTGTTTGACTCCAAAGCTATACGGAAGCTGGACCCATTCGAACag CAGAATGCAGAGGAGACGCCCAGCAAAAGTGGCGCCTGTCGGATCAGCAGCAGAGAAAGCCAGAAAGACACTCAGCCTACATATCAG TACACCAGACCGGCTTCCGACGTGAACATGCTTGGGGAGATGATGTTTGGCTCTGTTGCCATGAGCTACAAGGGCTCGACGCTAAAGATTCACCATATACG GTCTCCTCCTCAGCTGATGGTCAGTAAAGTTTTCTCCACGCGATATGGCAGCAGCAACACTGGTAGCACCAGCAC TCTACAAGACAGTTTTGAATCCATAAGCCAGACGTGCCCGAGTCACAGCAGCAGTATAG GTGATCCCGTTTCAGGAGTGTGGAGGTTATATAGCAGCGCTGTTGCCCTGGGTTACTCcctaggctccgccccccagctCAGCTTTGCAG CCCACAGTAATCCTGTGGATATGCCAGGGAGAGGGCGCAGTGAAGATGGGGACTCTGGCATCGCCcgctcag CATCGCTAAGCAGCCTCCTGGCCACGCCCCTTCCTTCTcctggctcctcctccagcaGTGGCTGTGCCAGCAGTTACCAGCGGCGATGGCTCCGCAGCCAGGCGACCAGCCTGCAGCATGGCCCTATTCCTCGCTG cagcACCGAGGAGATGTTCAACCTATCGGACGAGAGCTGTGGCTCAAACCCCGGTGTGGGCCGGCGGAAGAAGGTCGCCGTCAGCATCATCATCACTCTTCCCGAGAAGGACGAGGAGAGCAGCAGCTTCCAGGAGTTCTTCTTCTCCCACTTCCCCCTGTTCGAGTCTCACATGAACAAGCTCAAGAGCGCCATCGAGAGG gcaaTGATTGTGTGCAGAAGAGTAGCGGAGCCTAGTCAGAGAGTGCAGGTGTATTTGTGTCGAGTTATGGAGGCATTGGGCGAGTtcag GATGACCGTATGGAACCTGTACATGGCACCAAGAATTACCGAGCCTGTCTGGCTGACCATGGTATCCCAGAGTGCCGAGCGAAACCCGCTGTGTCAGCGCTTCCTGAAGGAGATGAGCCTCCTCATGGAGCACGGGGCCAAGAACCA GTTCCTCCCGGCCCTCCTAACCGCTGTCCTCATGTACCACCTGGCCTGGGTTCCCACGGTGATGCCTAGCAACCACCTGCCAATCAAACCTGTCTGCCAGAAACATACCTCCCAAACAATGGATCTGCTGGCCAAGTCTCACCCATACAATGCCCTGTGGGCTCAgctgg GGGATCTCTACGGCGCCTTGGGCTCTCCAGTGAGGGTGTGTCGCACCGTGGTTGTCGGGCGGAGGAGGgagctggtccagcgtgtcctgTACGTCCTGTCCTACTTCATCCGATGCTCGGACCTACAGGAGAACGTCCAGCctcagggacagacagacagtccgGCCAATCCTTGCCCTGCTCAGCCAGCAGGTCCCGCCCCCTGCCCTGAAAGGACCAGTGAAaaaccactcaccaccccaGGCTCAGGGGATGTGAAGGCTGACCTTGGCCCTGAAAGGACCAATGAAAAAATGCTCAGACCTGATTTGGATTCTGCAGATCCTTCCATAGGTTCAGAAAGGACCAATGAGATGGCTGTTGCTACCACTTTTCCTCAAATTACCAGTGACATGTTGGAGAGTGCAGAGGTTGGATTGGAATGTTTTGGGGAGAGTACCATTTCTGTGGGGGTGGGATTAGAACACATTTTGGCCAATCAGAGTCCTCCTGTGCACAGGGTTCAATTCACCATTGGCAGCCCTAGGGAGGGGAGGACTGACGGACAGCTCGGAGATTCGGTCAGGACAGGGTGTGGGCGGGATTTCCATAGGAAGTTACCTCATAGGATTATGACAGACATACAGCAGAACACAAGCTTGGATAGCTTCCCTGGCaacagtgaggaagaggagtcaACACCTCGACGACCATGCACAGAGACGCGGGAGTACGAAGTGCCCCTTCCGAG ctgtccCACGGAATGTCGCCCCAGCGTGAACCATTTTGGCCGCTCTCTCCTGGGAGGGTACTGCCCCCAGTACATGCCCGATTTCGCCCTGCATGGTGTCAGCTCCGACCACCATCTCAGACGCTGCCTGCCTATGGACCTAGAGCACACAGTCCTC cACCCCGCTCTAGACGAGCCTGTggcagaggcggtgtgtatcgTGGCGGACACGGACCGGCTGTGTGTCCAGGTGGCCACCAGCCAGCGGCGTGTGTGCGAGGCGGGCCGGGTGGGGAAAGACGTGATGGTGTCCGGCCTCGTCCACGCACTCCTGGTGTCCGGTCTGCAGCTGCACACGCTCAACGTGGCTGCCGACTTT TGTGTAATGCACCTGGAGGACCGTCTGCAGGAGGTGTACTTTAAGAGCTGCTCACTAGCGGAGTATTTGAGAGGCCAGACAAGAACCAACGTGAAGGAACTGGCACAAGCATTGGG GATTGAGTCCAGTGATCTTCCATTACTTGCGGCGGTAGCCAGCACACACTCGCCCTACGTAACTCAGGTCCTGCTCTGA
- the fnip2 gene encoding folliculin-interacting protein 2 isoform X10, translating into MAPTLLQKLFSKKASSTGGARVCTKAADQCWATAEFDLAQIRLIVYQDCERRGRQVLFDSKAIRKLDPFEQNAEETPSKSGACRISSRESQKDTQPTYQYTRPASDVNMLGEMMFGSVAMSYKGSTLKIHHIRSPPQLMVSKVFSTRYGSSNTGSTSTLQDSFESISQTCPSHSSSIAHSNPVDMPGRGRSEDGDSGIARSASLSSLLATPLPSPGSSSSSGCASSYQRRWLRSQATSLQHGPIPRCSTEEMFNLSDESCGSNPGVGRRKKVAVSIIITLPEKDEESSSFQEFFFSHFPLFESHMNKLKSAIERAMIVCRRVAEPSQRVQVYLCRVMEALGEFRMTVWNLYMAPRITEPVWLTMVSQSAERNPLCQRFLKEMSLLMEHGAKNQFLPALLTAVLMYHLAWVPTVMPSNHLPIKPVCQKHTSQTMDLLAKSHPYNALWAQLGDLYGALGSPVRVCRTVVVGRRRELVQRVLYVLSYFIRCSDLQENVQPQGQTDSPANPCPAQPAGPAPCPERTSEKPLTTPGSGDVKADLGPERTNEKMLRPDLDSADPSIGSERTNEMAVATTFPQITSDMLESAEVGLECFGESTISVGVGLEHILANQSPPVHRVQFTIGSPREGRTDGQLGDSVRTGCGRDFHRKLPHRIMTDIQQNTSLDSFPGNSEEEESTPRRPCTETREYEVPLPSCPTECRPSVNHFGRSLLGGYCPQYMPDFALHGVSSDHHLRRCLPMDLEHTVLHPALDEPVAEAVCIVADTDRLCVQVATSQRRVCEAGRVGKDVMVSGLVHALLVSGLQLHTLNVAADFCVMHLEDRLQEVYFKSCSLAEYLRGQTRTNVKELAQALGIESSDLPLLAAVASTHSPYVTQVLL; encoded by the exons ATGGCTCCGACGCTCCTACAAAAGCTCTTCAGCAAGAAGGCATCTTCCACCGGGGGCGCGAGGGTTTGCACGAAAGCTGCTGACCAGTG ttgggCGACAGCTGAGTTTGATCTTGCTCAGATCAGATTGATTGTGTATCAGGATTGTGAAAGAAGGGGCCGCCAGGTTCTGTTTGACTCCAAAGCTATACGGAAGCTGGACCCATTCGAACag AATGCAGAGGAGACGCCCAGCAAAAGTGGCGCCTGTCGGATCAGCAGCAGAGAAAGCCAGAAAGACACTCAGCCTACATATCAG TACACCAGACCGGCTTCCGACGTGAACATGCTTGGGGAGATGATGTTTGGCTCTGTTGCCATGAGCTACAAGGGCTCGACGCTAAAGATTCACCATATACG GTCTCCTCCTCAGCTGATGGTCAGTAAAGTTTTCTCCACGCGATATGGCAGCAGCAACACTGGTAGCACCAGCAC TCTACAAGACAGTTTTGAATCCATAAGCCAGACGTGCCCGAGTCACAGCAGCAGTATAG CCCACAGTAATCCTGTGGATATGCCAGGGAGAGGGCGCAGTGAAGATGGGGACTCTGGCATCGCCcgctcag CATCGCTAAGCAGCCTCCTGGCCACGCCCCTTCCTTCTcctggctcctcctccagcaGTGGCTGTGCCAGCAGTTACCAGCGGCGATGGCTCCGCAGCCAGGCGACCAGCCTGCAGCATGGCCCTATTCCTCGCTG cagcACCGAGGAGATGTTCAACCTATCGGACGAGAGCTGTGGCTCAAACCCCGGTGTGGGCCGGCGGAAGAAGGTCGCCGTCAGCATCATCATCACTCTTCCCGAGAAGGACGAGGAGAGCAGCAGCTTCCAGGAGTTCTTCTTCTCCCACTTCCCCCTGTTCGAGTCTCACATGAACAAGCTCAAGAGCGCCATCGAGAGG gcaaTGATTGTGTGCAGAAGAGTAGCGGAGCCTAGTCAGAGAGTGCAGGTGTATTTGTGTCGAGTTATGGAGGCATTGGGCGAGTtcag GATGACCGTATGGAACCTGTACATGGCACCAAGAATTACCGAGCCTGTCTGGCTGACCATGGTATCCCAGAGTGCCGAGCGAAACCCGCTGTGTCAGCGCTTCCTGAAGGAGATGAGCCTCCTCATGGAGCACGGGGCCAAGAACCA GTTCCTCCCGGCCCTCCTAACCGCTGTCCTCATGTACCACCTGGCCTGGGTTCCCACGGTGATGCCTAGCAACCACCTGCCAATCAAACCTGTCTGCCAGAAACATACCTCCCAAACAATGGATCTGCTGGCCAAGTCTCACCCATACAATGCCCTGTGGGCTCAgctgg GGGATCTCTACGGCGCCTTGGGCTCTCCAGTGAGGGTGTGTCGCACCGTGGTTGTCGGGCGGAGGAGGgagctggtccagcgtgtcctgTACGTCCTGTCCTACTTCATCCGATGCTCGGACCTACAGGAGAACGTCCAGCctcagggacagacagacagtccgGCCAATCCTTGCCCTGCTCAGCCAGCAGGTCCCGCCCCCTGCCCTGAAAGGACCAGTGAAaaaccactcaccaccccaGGCTCAGGGGATGTGAAGGCTGACCTTGGCCCTGAAAGGACCAATGAAAAAATGCTCAGACCTGATTTGGATTCTGCAGATCCTTCCATAGGTTCAGAAAGGACCAATGAGATGGCTGTTGCTACCACTTTTCCTCAAATTACCAGTGACATGTTGGAGAGTGCAGAGGTTGGATTGGAATGTTTTGGGGAGAGTACCATTTCTGTGGGGGTGGGATTAGAACACATTTTGGCCAATCAGAGTCCTCCTGTGCACAGGGTTCAATTCACCATTGGCAGCCCTAGGGAGGGGAGGACTGACGGACAGCTCGGAGATTCGGTCAGGACAGGGTGTGGGCGGGATTTCCATAGGAAGTTACCTCATAGGATTATGACAGACATACAGCAGAACACAAGCTTGGATAGCTTCCCTGGCaacagtgaggaagaggagtcaACACCTCGACGACCATGCACAGAGACGCGGGAGTACGAAGTGCCCCTTCCGAG ctgtccCACGGAATGTCGCCCCAGCGTGAACCATTTTGGCCGCTCTCTCCTGGGAGGGTACTGCCCCCAGTACATGCCCGATTTCGCCCTGCATGGTGTCAGCTCCGACCACCATCTCAGACGCTGCCTGCCTATGGACCTAGAGCACACAGTCCTC cACCCCGCTCTAGACGAGCCTGTggcagaggcggtgtgtatcgTGGCGGACACGGACCGGCTGTGTGTCCAGGTGGCCACCAGCCAGCGGCGTGTGTGCGAGGCGGGCCGGGTGGGGAAAGACGTGATGGTGTCCGGCCTCGTCCACGCACTCCTGGTGTCCGGTCTGCAGCTGCACACGCTCAACGTGGCTGCCGACTTT TGTGTAATGCACCTGGAGGACCGTCTGCAGGAGGTGTACTTTAAGAGCTGCTCACTAGCGGAGTATTTGAGAGGCCAGACAAGAACCAACGTGAAGGAACTGGCACAAGCATTGGG GATTGAGTCCAGTGATCTTCCATTACTTGCGGCGGTAGCCAGCACACACTCGCCCTACGTAACTCAGGTCCTGCTCTGA
- the fnip2 gene encoding folliculin-interacting protein 2 isoform X2: MAPTLLQKLFSKKASSTGGARVCTKAADQCWATAEFDLAQIRLIVYQDCERRGRQVLFDSKAIRKLDPFEQNAEETPSKSGACRISSRESQKDTQPTYQYTRPASDVNMLGEMMFGSVAMSYKGSTLKIHHIRSPPQLMVSKVFSTRYGSSNTGSTSTLQDSFESISQTCPSHSSSIGDPVSGVWRLYSSAVALGYSLGSAPQLSFAAHSNPVDMPGRGRSEDGDSGIARSASLSSLLATPLPSPGSSSSSGCASSYQRRWLRSQATSLQHGPIPRCSTEEMFNLSDESCGSNPGVGRRKKVAVSIIITLPEKDEESSSFQEFFFSHFPLFESHMNKLKSAIERAMIVCRRVAEPSQRVQVYLCRVMEALGEFRMTVWNLYMAPRITEPVWLTMVSQSAERNPLCQRFLKEMSLLMEHGAKNQFLPALLTAVLMYHLAWVPTVMPSNHLPIKPVCQKHTSQTMDLLAKSHPYNALWAQLGDLYGALGSPVRVCRTVVVGRRRELVQRVLYVLSYFIRCSDLQENVQPQGQTDSPANPCPAQPAGPAPCPERTSEKPLTTPGSGDVKADLGPERTNEKMLRPDLDSADPSIGSERTNEMAVATTFPQITSDMLESAEVGLECFGESTISVGVGLEHILANQSPPVHRVQFTIGSPREGRTDGQLGDSVRTGCGRDFHRKLPHRIMTDIQQNTSLDSFPGNSEEEESTPRRPCTETREYEVPLPRLPDTHTLTTTHRHTHTHNHTHTRTTTHTHAQPHTQTRTTTHRHTQTHTHAQPHTDTHTHTQPHTDTHTHNQTHTHTHNHTNTHARTTTHAHTCTTTHTHTHAQSHTHTHNHTHNHTCTTTHTHNHTHTHAQPHTRTTTHTHTHNHTHAQPHTRTTTHTHTHNHTHTRIFVCFYTFLPSAVILDSVAMTSDFNSVIF, translated from the exons ATGGCTCCGACGCTCCTACAAAAGCTCTTCAGCAAGAAGGCATCTTCCACCGGGGGCGCGAGGGTTTGCACGAAAGCTGCTGACCAGTG ttgggCGACAGCTGAGTTTGATCTTGCTCAGATCAGATTGATTGTGTATCAGGATTGTGAAAGAAGGGGCCGCCAGGTTCTGTTTGACTCCAAAGCTATACGGAAGCTGGACCCATTCGAACag AATGCAGAGGAGACGCCCAGCAAAAGTGGCGCCTGTCGGATCAGCAGCAGAGAAAGCCAGAAAGACACTCAGCCTACATATCAG TACACCAGACCGGCTTCCGACGTGAACATGCTTGGGGAGATGATGTTTGGCTCTGTTGCCATGAGCTACAAGGGCTCGACGCTAAAGATTCACCATATACG GTCTCCTCCTCAGCTGATGGTCAGTAAAGTTTTCTCCACGCGATATGGCAGCAGCAACACTGGTAGCACCAGCAC TCTACAAGACAGTTTTGAATCCATAAGCCAGACGTGCCCGAGTCACAGCAGCAGTATAG GTGATCCCGTTTCAGGAGTGTGGAGGTTATATAGCAGCGCTGTTGCCCTGGGTTACTCcctaggctccgccccccagctCAGCTTTGCAG CCCACAGTAATCCTGTGGATATGCCAGGGAGAGGGCGCAGTGAAGATGGGGACTCTGGCATCGCCcgctcag CATCGCTAAGCAGCCTCCTGGCCACGCCCCTTCCTTCTcctggctcctcctccagcaGTGGCTGTGCCAGCAGTTACCAGCGGCGATGGCTCCGCAGCCAGGCGACCAGCCTGCAGCATGGCCCTATTCCTCGCTG cagcACCGAGGAGATGTTCAACCTATCGGACGAGAGCTGTGGCTCAAACCCCGGTGTGGGCCGGCGGAAGAAGGTCGCCGTCAGCATCATCATCACTCTTCCCGAGAAGGACGAGGAGAGCAGCAGCTTCCAGGAGTTCTTCTTCTCCCACTTCCCCCTGTTCGAGTCTCACATGAACAAGCTCAAGAGCGCCATCGAGAGG gcaaTGATTGTGTGCAGAAGAGTAGCGGAGCCTAGTCAGAGAGTGCAGGTGTATTTGTGTCGAGTTATGGAGGCATTGGGCGAGTtcag GATGACCGTATGGAACCTGTACATGGCACCAAGAATTACCGAGCCTGTCTGGCTGACCATGGTATCCCAGAGTGCCGAGCGAAACCCGCTGTGTCAGCGCTTCCTGAAGGAGATGAGCCTCCTCATGGAGCACGGGGCCAAGAACCA GTTCCTCCCGGCCCTCCTAACCGCTGTCCTCATGTACCACCTGGCCTGGGTTCCCACGGTGATGCCTAGCAACCACCTGCCAATCAAACCTGTCTGCCAGAAACATACCTCCCAAACAATGGATCTGCTGGCCAAGTCTCACCCATACAATGCCCTGTGGGCTCAgctgg GGGATCTCTACGGCGCCTTGGGCTCTCCAGTGAGGGTGTGTCGCACCGTGGTTGTCGGGCGGAGGAGGgagctggtccagcgtgtcctgTACGTCCTGTCCTACTTCATCCGATGCTCGGACCTACAGGAGAACGTCCAGCctcagggacagacagacagtccgGCCAATCCTTGCCCTGCTCAGCCAGCAGGTCCCGCCCCCTGCCCTGAAAGGACCAGTGAAaaaccactcaccaccccaGGCTCAGGGGATGTGAAGGCTGACCTTGGCCCTGAAAGGACCAATGAAAAAATGCTCAGACCTGATTTGGATTCTGCAGATCCTTCCATAGGTTCAGAAAGGACCAATGAGATGGCTGTTGCTACCACTTTTCCTCAAATTACCAGTGACATGTTGGAGAGTGCAGAGGTTGGATTGGAATGTTTTGGGGAGAGTACCATTTCTGTGGGGGTGGGATTAGAACACATTTTGGCCAATCAGAGTCCTCCTGTGCACAGGGTTCAATTCACCATTGGCAGCCCTAGGGAGGGGAGGACTGACGGACAGCTCGGAGATTCGGTCAGGACAGGGTGTGGGCGGGATTTCCATAGGAAGTTACCTCATAGGATTATGACAGACATACAGCAGAACACAAGCTTGGATAGCTTCCCTGGCaacagtgaggaagaggagtcaACACCTCGACGACCATGCACAGAGACGCGGGAGTACGAAGTGCCCCTTCCGAGGttaccagacacacacacactcacaaccacacacagacacacacacacgcacaaccacacacacacacgcacaaccacacacacacacgcacaaccccacacacagacacgcacaaccacacacagacatacacagacacacacacacgcacaaccacacacagacacacacacacacacacaaccacacacagacacacacacgcacaaccagacacacacacacacgcacaaccacacaaacacacacgcacgcacaaccacacacgcacacacatgcacaaccacacacacgcacacacacgcacaatctcacacacacacgcacaaccacacgcacaatcacacatgcacaaccacacacacgcacaaccacacacacacacacgcacaaccacacacacgcacaaccacacacacacacacgcacaaccacacacacgcacaaccacacacacgcacaaccacacacacacacacgcacaaccacacacacacacgcatttttgtttgtttttatacttTCCTGCCCAGTGCTGTAATTCTGGATTCTGTGGCGATGACTAGTGACTTTAATTCAGTAATTTTTTAA
- the fnip2 gene encoding folliculin-interacting protein 2 isoform X9 → MAPTLLQKLFSKKASSTGGARVCTKAADQCWATAEFDLAQIRLIVYQDCERRGRQVLFDSKAIRKLDPFEQNAEETPSKSGACRISSRESQKDTQPTYQYTRPASDVNMLGEMMFGSVAMSYKGSTLKIHHIRSPPQLMVSKVFSTRYGSSNTGSTSTLQDSFESISQTCPSHSSSIAHSNPVDMPGRGRSEDGDSGIARSASLSSLLATPLPSPGSSSSSGCASSYQRRWLRSQATSLQHGPIPRCSTEEMFNLSDESCGSNPGVGRRKKVAVSIIITLPEKDEESSSFQEFFFSHFPLFESHMNKLKSAIERAMIVCRRVAEPSQRVQVYLCRVMEALGEFRMTVWNLYMAPRITEPVWLTMVSQSAERNPLCQRFLKEMSLLMEHGAKNQFLPALLTAVLMYHLAWVPTVMPSNHLPIKPVCQKHTSQTMDLLAKSHPYNALWAQLGDLYGALGSPVRVCRTVVVGRRRELVQRVLYVLSYFIRCSDLQENVQPQGQTDSPANPCPAQPAGPAPCPERTSEKPLTTPGSGDVKADLGPERTNEKMLRPDLDSADPSIGSERTNEMAVATTFPQITSDMLESAEVGLECFGESTISVGVGLEHILANQSPPVHRVQFTIGSPREGRTDGQLGDSVRTGCGRDFHRKLPHRIMTDIQQNTSLDSFPGNSEEEESTPRRPCTETREYEVPLPRLPDTHTLTTTHRHTHTHNHTHTRTTTHTHAQPHTQTRTTTHRHTQTHTHAQPHTDTHTHTQPHTDTHTHNQTHTHTHNHTNTHARTTTHAHTCTTTHTHTHAQSHTHTHNHTHNHTCTTTHTHNHTHTHAQPHTRTTTHTHTHNHTHAQPHTRTTTHTHTHNHTHTRIFVCFYTFLPSAVILDSVAMTSDFNSVIF, encoded by the exons ATGGCTCCGACGCTCCTACAAAAGCTCTTCAGCAAGAAGGCATCTTCCACCGGGGGCGCGAGGGTTTGCACGAAAGCTGCTGACCAGTG ttgggCGACAGCTGAGTTTGATCTTGCTCAGATCAGATTGATTGTGTATCAGGATTGTGAAAGAAGGGGCCGCCAGGTTCTGTTTGACTCCAAAGCTATACGGAAGCTGGACCCATTCGAACag AATGCAGAGGAGACGCCCAGCAAAAGTGGCGCCTGTCGGATCAGCAGCAGAGAAAGCCAGAAAGACACTCAGCCTACATATCAG TACACCAGACCGGCTTCCGACGTGAACATGCTTGGGGAGATGATGTTTGGCTCTGTTGCCATGAGCTACAAGGGCTCGACGCTAAAGATTCACCATATACG GTCTCCTCCTCAGCTGATGGTCAGTAAAGTTTTCTCCACGCGATATGGCAGCAGCAACACTGGTAGCACCAGCAC TCTACAAGACAGTTTTGAATCCATAAGCCAGACGTGCCCGAGTCACAGCAGCAGTATAG CCCACAGTAATCCTGTGGATATGCCAGGGAGAGGGCGCAGTGAAGATGGGGACTCTGGCATCGCCcgctcag CATCGCTAAGCAGCCTCCTGGCCACGCCCCTTCCTTCTcctggctcctcctccagcaGTGGCTGTGCCAGCAGTTACCAGCGGCGATGGCTCCGCAGCCAGGCGACCAGCCTGCAGCATGGCCCTATTCCTCGCTG cagcACCGAGGAGATGTTCAACCTATCGGACGAGAGCTGTGGCTCAAACCCCGGTGTGGGCCGGCGGAAGAAGGTCGCCGTCAGCATCATCATCACTCTTCCCGAGAAGGACGAGGAGAGCAGCAGCTTCCAGGAGTTCTTCTTCTCCCACTTCCCCCTGTTCGAGTCTCACATGAACAAGCTCAAGAGCGCCATCGAGAGG gcaaTGATTGTGTGCAGAAGAGTAGCGGAGCCTAGTCAGAGAGTGCAGGTGTATTTGTGTCGAGTTATGGAGGCATTGGGCGAGTtcag GATGACCGTATGGAACCTGTACATGGCACCAAGAATTACCGAGCCTGTCTGGCTGACCATGGTATCCCAGAGTGCCGAGCGAAACCCGCTGTGTCAGCGCTTCCTGAAGGAGATGAGCCTCCTCATGGAGCACGGGGCCAAGAACCA GTTCCTCCCGGCCCTCCTAACCGCTGTCCTCATGTACCACCTGGCCTGGGTTCCCACGGTGATGCCTAGCAACCACCTGCCAATCAAACCTGTCTGCCAGAAACATACCTCCCAAACAATGGATCTGCTGGCCAAGTCTCACCCATACAATGCCCTGTGGGCTCAgctgg GGGATCTCTACGGCGCCTTGGGCTCTCCAGTGAGGGTGTGTCGCACCGTGGTTGTCGGGCGGAGGAGGgagctggtccagcgtgtcctgTACGTCCTGTCCTACTTCATCCGATGCTCGGACCTACAGGAGAACGTCCAGCctcagggacagacagacagtccgGCCAATCCTTGCCCTGCTCAGCCAGCAGGTCCCGCCCCCTGCCCTGAAAGGACCAGTGAAaaaccactcaccaccccaGGCTCAGGGGATGTGAAGGCTGACCTTGGCCCTGAAAGGACCAATGAAAAAATGCTCAGACCTGATTTGGATTCTGCAGATCCTTCCATAGGTTCAGAAAGGACCAATGAGATGGCTGTTGCTACCACTTTTCCTCAAATTACCAGTGACATGTTGGAGAGTGCAGAGGTTGGATTGGAATGTTTTGGGGAGAGTACCATTTCTGTGGGGGTGGGATTAGAACACATTTTGGCCAATCAGAGTCCTCCTGTGCACAGGGTTCAATTCACCATTGGCAGCCCTAGGGAGGGGAGGACTGACGGACAGCTCGGAGATTCGGTCAGGACAGGGTGTGGGCGGGATTTCCATAGGAAGTTACCTCATAGGATTATGACAGACATACAGCAGAACACAAGCTTGGATAGCTTCCCTGGCaacagtgaggaagaggagtcaACACCTCGACGACCATGCACAGAGACGCGGGAGTACGAAGTGCCCCTTCCGAGGttaccagacacacacacactcacaaccacacacagacacacacacacgcacaaccacacacacacacgcacaaccacacacacacacgcacaaccccacacacagacacgcacaaccacacacagacatacacagacacacacacacgcacaaccacacacagacacacacacacacacacaaccacacacagacacacacacgcacaaccagacacacacacacacgcacaaccacacaaacacacacgcacgcacaaccacacacgcacacacatgcacaaccacacacacgcacacacacgcacaatctcacacacacacgcacaaccacacgcacaatcacacatgcacaaccacacacacgcacaaccacacacacacacacgcacaaccacacacacgcacaaccacacacacacacacgcacaaccacacacacgcacaaccacacacacgcacaaccacacacacacacacgcacaaccacacacacacacgcatttttgtttgtttttatacttTCCTGCCCAGTGCTGTAATTCTGGATTCTGTGGCGATGACTAGTGACTTTAATTCAGTAATTTTTTAA